A genome region from Gadus chalcogrammus isolate NIFS_2021 chromosome 7, NIFS_Gcha_1.0, whole genome shotgun sequence includes the following:
- the zbtb17 gene encoding zinc finger and BTB domain-containing protein 17: MDFPWHSGKVLEQLNQQRQMGLLCDCTFVVDGVDFKAHKAVLAACSSYFRTLFIDQNDVVHLDISNAAGLGQVLEFMYTAKLSLSCQNMEDVLAVANFLQMQEVVNACSAYQSVTASAPSLIADFSAEKEEEAREKPEQDPGEVLPKAEETQTQSADLAEKAQETAAGEPTEHTAPPVASPSPGRTHPGRGRPPKSSPLKVLAAQTKAPAGSEEESVVKDVQEFQDDPRDADYTPKSQWSRSGGSVYMSSRGRRIRRAPRRNFPPDNDTDEESAPKRVKQEEPPGLPGPEEEGGGGEHGEENQEDNEDGHMADGEEDCELTKDLGDEEEEEDEEEEEEDDEEEESGGNQEGRSTPTGSANGRSESKPYSSVTHKCEDCGKKFTHTGNFKRHIRIHTGEKPFSCRDCHKAFSDPAACKAHEKTHSPLKPYCCSTCGKSYRQISLLNLHRKRHTGEARYSCGVCGKLFTTSGNMKRHHLVHSGEKPYNCDFCDKAFSDPTAKMRHLETHDTDKGNKCPHCDKRFNQMGNLKAHLKIHIADGPLKCRECGKQFTTSGNLKRHLRVHSGEKPYICMHCKRAFADPGALQRHERIHTGEKPCLCLVCGKSFTQASSLIAHVRQHTGEKPYVCDRCGKRFVQSSQLANHIRHHDNVRPHKCNMCNKAFVNVGDLSKHIIIHTGEKPYLCDKCGRGFNRVDNLRSHVRTVHQGKAGMKRLVLAGSSDEAIDGLEDMVTSGEVNIVTVTTEDIVALAASTVAQLTDDTEALKAEITKAVEKVQEADPNTQILYACDSCGDKFLDANSLAQHVRIHTAQALVMFQADGDYYQYTTEGDEGAATWQSASQHVIQEGEVLYRTQEAGREGDEESQERVAQ; this comes from the exons ATGGACTTCCCATGGCATAGTGGGAAAGTCCTGGAGCAGCTAAACCAGCAGCGCCAGATGGGCCTGCTGTGTGACTGCACCTTCGTGGTGGATGGAGTGGATTTCAAGGCCCACAAAGCGGTTCTGGCGGCCTGTAGTTCCTACTTCCGCACCCTGTTCATCGACCAGAACGACGTGGTGCATCTGGACATCAGCAATGCTGCAG GTTTGGGCCAGGTTCTGGAATTCATGTACACAGCTAAGCTCAGCCTCAGCTGTCAGAACATGGAGGACGTGTTGGCTGTGGCCAACTTTCTCCAGATGCAGGAAGTGGTCAACGCTTGTTCCGCCTACCAGTCGGTCACAGCTTCCGCACCTTCGCTCATAGCAGATTTCTCTGCAG aaaaagaagaagaggccaGAGAGAAGCCGGAACAGGACCCTGGAGAGGTGCTTCCCAAAGCAGAGGAGACACAGACCCAGAGTGCTGATTTGGCAGAAAAAGCGCAGGAGACAGCAGCAGGCGAACCCACTGAACACACAGCCCCGCCAGTGGCGTCTCCCAGCCCCGGCAGAACCCACCCAGGGAGGGGGCGACCGCCTAAAAGCTCCCCACTCAAAGTGCTGGCTGCCCAGACAAAGGCCCCTGCGGGCTCCGAGGAGGAGAGCGTTGTGAAGGACGTTCAAGAGTTTCAAGACGACCCAAGGGATGCTGACTACACGCCCA AATCCCAGTGGAGCCGTTCGGGGGGGTCGGTGTACATGAGCTCCAGGGGCCGGAGAATCAGGAGAGCTCCTCGCCGAAACTTCCCACCTG ATAATGACACGGATGAGGAGAGCGCTCCGAAGCGGGTGAAGCAGGAGGAGCCCCCGGGCCTCCCGGGCCccgaagaagaaggaggaggaggagaacatggggaggagaaccaggaggacaACGAAGACGGCCACATGGCGGACGGGGAGGAGGACTGTGAGTTAACCAAAGACctgggagatgaggaggaggaggaggacgaggaggaagaggaggaggatgatgaggaggaggagtcaggcgGGAACCAGGAGGGAAGGAGCACGCCGACGGGGTCGGCCAACGGACGATCCGAGTCGAAGCCTTACAGCTCCGTGACCCACAAGTGTGAG GATTGCGGAAAGAAATTTACGCACACGGGCAATTTCAAAAGGCACATtcgcatccacacaggagaaaAGCCATTCAGCTGTCGGGACTGCCATAAAGCCTTCTCGGACCCCGCGGCATGCAAGGCTCATGAGAAAACACACAG CCCTCTGAAGCCATACTGCTGCTCCACGTGTGGGAAGAGCTACCGGCAGATCAGCCTGCTCAACCTGCACCGCAAGCGGCACACGGGAGAGGCGCGCTACAGCTGCGGCGTGTGCGGGAAGCTCTTCACCACGTCGGGCAACATGAAGCGCCACCACCTGGTTCACAGCGGCGAGAAGCCGTACAACTGCGACTTCTGCGACAAGGCCTTCTCCGACCCCACCGCCAAGATGAGGCACCTGGAGACCCACGACACGGACAAGGGGAACAAATGCCCGCACTGTGACAAGCGCTTCAATCAG ATGGGGAATCTGAAGGCTCATTTAAAGATCCACATAGCTGACGGCCCTCTcaaatgcagagagtgtgggAAACAGTTTACAACTTCAG GAAACCTGAAGCGTCACCTGCGCGTGCACAgtggcgagaagccctacatcTGCATGCACTGCAAGCGGGCCTTCGCCGACCCAGGAGCACTGCAACGGCACGAACGAATACACACAG GGGAGAAGCCCTGCCTCTGCCTGGTGTGTGGGAAGTCCTTCACCCAGGCCAGCTCCCTCATCGCCCACGTCCGCCAGCACACGGGAGAGAAGCCCTACGTCTGCGACCGCTGCGGGAAGAG GTTCGTCCAGTCCAGCCAACTGGCCAATCACATTCGTCACCATGACAACGTCCGTCCACACAAGTGTAATATGTGCAATAAGGCATTTGTCAACGTGGGAGACCTGTCCAAGCACATCATCATCCACACAG GAGAGAAGCCGTACCTGTGCGACAAATGCGGCCGCGGGTTCAACCGCGTGGACAACCTGCGCTCCCACGTGCGCACCGTGCACCAGGGCAAGGCGGGCATGAAGAGGCTGGTGCTGGCCGGCAGCTCGGACGAGGCCATCGACGGCCTGGAAGACATGGTCACCTCGGGGGAGGTCAACATCGTCACGGTGACCACGGAGGACATCGTGGCGCTGGCGGCCAGCACCGTGGCTCAACTCACAG ATGACACCGAAGCCCTCAAAGCAGAGATCACCAAGGCTGTGGAGAAAGTGCAGGAAGCGG ACCCCAACACGCAGATCCTGTACGCGTGCGACTCGTGCGGCGACAAGTTCCTCGACGCCAACTCGCTGGCCCAGCACGTCCGCATCCACACGGCCCAGGCCCTGGTCATGTTCCAGGCGGACGGAGACTACTACCAGTACACCACGGAGGGGGACGAGGGGGCCGCCACGTGGCAGTCGGCCTCACAGCACGTCAtccaggagggggaggtgctGTACCGCACTCAGGAGGCGGGAAGAGAGGGCGACGAGGAGAGCcagga GCGTGTGGCTCAGTGA
- the ddost gene encoding dolichyl-diphosphooligosaccharide--protein glycosyltransferase 48 kDa subunit — MATLTAAVQTNHPNSILSRKQTKGTTQSGANKMGKGVLLCLTLASLMSPALADGKTLVLLDNVNIRDTHSIFFRSLADRGFDLSFKTADDPSLSLIKYGQFLYDHLIIFAPSVEDFGGNINVETITSFIDGGGNVLVAANSDIGDPLRELGSECGIEFDEEKTAVIDHHNFDVSDPGEHTLIVADPENLLKAPTIVGTPTNKPILFKGVGMVADPENPLVLDILTGSSTSYSFFPDRPISQYPHAVGKNTLLIAGLQARNNARVVFSGSMHFFSDAFFNSPVQKATPGSERFEQTGNLELAEALSSWVFKEAGVLRVGAVTHRKVGETTPPAAYTIADLVEYSVVIEMLSEGRWVPFNGHDIQLEFVRIDPFVRTYLKKNGGKYSVEFTLPDVYGVFQFKVDYNRLGYTHLYSATQVSVRPLQHTQYERFIPTAYPYYASVFSMMAGLFVFSIVFLHMKEKEKSD; from the exons ATGGCGACGTTGACAGCAGCCGTGCAGACGAACCATCCCAATTCGATATTATCCCGAAAACAGACAAAAGGGACGACCCAGAGCGGAGCAAATAAGATGGGCAAAGGTGTGCTTTTATGTCTGACACTAGCCTCTTTGATGAGCCCAGCGTTGGCTGATGGAAAGACTCTGGTCCTGCTGGACAACGTGAATATCCGAGACACCCATTCAATCTTCTTCCGCAGTCTCGCAG ATCGTGGTTTTGACCTGTCATTCAAGACAGCAGATGACCCCTCTCTGTCGCTGATCAAATATGGCCAGTTTCTCTATGACCATTTAATCATCTTTGCACCATCTGTGGAAG ATTTCGGAGGAAACATCAATGTGGAGACCATTACATCATTCATTGACGGCGGTGGAAACGTCCTTGTTGCTGCCAATTCAGACATTG GTGACCCTTTAAGAGAGCTGGGCAGTGAATGTGGCATTGAATTTGATGAGGAGAAGACCGCCGTAATCGATCATCACAACTTTGATGTGTCCGATCCTGGCGAG CACACTTTAATCGTCGCCGACCCAGAGAACCTGTTGAAGGCCCCAACTATTGTGGGAACGCCCACCAACAAACCCATTCTGTTCAAGGGTGTCGG CATGGTGGCAGACCCAGAAAACCCCCTTGTCCTGGACATTCTGaccggctcctccacctcctactcctTCTTCCCCGACAGGCCTATCTCTCAG TACCCCCATGCAGTTGGCAAGAACACCCTGCTGATTGCCGGCCTCCAGGCCCGCAACAACGCCAGGGTGGTCTTCAGTGGCTCCATGCACTTCTTCAGTGACGCCTTCTTCAACTCCCCTGTACAGAAGGCTACCCCTGGATCCGAAAG ATTTGAGCAGACTGGCAACCTGGAGCTGGCTGAGGCTCTGTCCAGCTGGGTGTTCAAGGAGGCCGGGGTCCTCCGCGTGGGAGCCGTCACCCATCGCAAAGTGGGCGAGACCACTCCCCCCGCCGCCTACACCATCGCTGATCTGGTG GAGTACAGCGTGGTCATTGAGATGCTCTCTGAGGGCCGTTGGGTTCCCTTCAACGGTCACGACATTCAGCTGGAGTTTGTGAGGATCGACCCCTTCGTCAGGACGTACCTCAAGAAGAACG GAGGCAAATATAGTGTTGAGTTCACACTTCCTGATGTCTATGGAGTGTTCCAGTTCAAAGTAGACTACAACAGACTAGGATACACGCATCTGTACTCTGCCACTCAG GTATCTGTGCGTCCGTTGCAGCACACTCAGTACGAGCGCTTCATCCCAACTGCCTACCCCTATTATGCTAGTGTCTTCTCAATGATGGCGGGACTCTTCGTCTTCAGCATCGTCTTTTTGCAcatgaaagaaaaggagaaatcTGATTAA